Proteins found in one Methanospirillum hungatei JF-1 genomic segment:
- a CDS encoding zinc ribbon-containing protein, which yields MITDMVTTVTEAKKVKAGEKVGPGKYVCIDCGKALEFTEAEQDLRKCPACACEMYDCFPMTHIRSDVKTPEDAINPPKR from the coding sequence AACCGTGACCGAAGCAAAAAAGGTCAAGGCTGGCGAAAAGGTCGGCCCGGGAAAATACGTATGTATTGATTGTGGTAAAGCACTTGAATTTACCGAGGCAGAACAGGATTTACGGAAATGTCCTGCCTGTGCCTGTGAGATGTATGACTGCTTCCCCATGACTCACATCCGTTCAGATGTGAAGACCCCTGAGGATGCAATCAATCCACCAAAACGGTAA